TCACGGGACTTGGACTCTCCACATGGGACCTGGGAGCGGGTGTTGCTCCACCAGTCAGCCGAAACGTAGATGCCGGCATGAAACTCGGATACAAACAGTGGCGCATGGAAGGCAGCCGAGGCAGACTTTCTGCAGATCTGGGTGTCGAAGGTCTCTACATGGATTTCAACCTTCAATTCTGATTTTCTCACCCCCTTGCTCCTTATCGATGCCCGCGGGATACTCCTGCGGGCATACTTTATTACTGCTTGACACGGCAGCACGATATATTTACAATTTCGGTTAACTATCTTTTGCGATAATTCCTTTCTGACGCCATGAAAACCTTCGGAAAATATGCCAAAGAACGAATACGACAGCTCGGCAAGAGCCAAAAGGACTTAGCCGAGAAACTTGGCGTATCCCGAGCCTACATATCTCAAATTTTATCTGGGAAAAAGAATCCTCCGGATCTCGGGAAACCGAAGAATCGGTCTCAACTTCTCATATGGTCGGAATTCTTTGCCGTACCCGAAGACCACGTCTTGGGATTGGTTCGTTTTGAGCTGCATCGCGTGCCTCCTAAGCCATCCCCCAGGTATCCCGGTTTGAGACGCCTTTTACTTGAGAGGTTAAGATTTCCCGACAAGGTGCTTGTTGACGAAATCCAGGCTTTGGAATTGCATCCAGCCGAAAATCAGGCACTCCATCAAATGGTGAGAATGTTCTTTATCCTCCAGGAAAATCAGGAAGCCGGTTCCGCGTATGGGCCTGCCCGATTCAAGGATTTCTGTTTTCGGGCAAAATCCAACAGGGATTTCGTAGAATCGGAGTTGCTGACTTTTTTCCGTGATACTCCGTTCACCTGGATCTGGGACAGAGAGGCCAACGACGTTACGTTCTATTCGGAAGCGGATTACATGCAATCGGCCGTGTCCCGGTTACAGGAGCTCTTTTCGGACAGCCCGAACATGCAACTGAGCCGGACTATTCCGGTGGTGGGTCACGTGAGTGCGGGCGAAGGATTTGAGTTCACCGACGGAGGATATGCTCCGGGCGAAGGGTTTGAGCAGGTGGAACTCCCACCGGGTATAAATCCTTGTCTTGCCCCGACATTGTACTGTGTCAGGGTGAGAGGGGATTCGCTCCGGGAATATTTTGGCGACGGGACTCTCTTGTTCATCAAACCTCAGTCCTGGGAGCAGATAAAAGACGGTGACCTCGTCATATTTAAAGACAAGAACGGGAACAAGGCTTTCGTCAAAAAGGTGGAGTTTTCAGGAGACAATCTGATTCTGAAATCCATGAATCCCCTGTACAAACACATGGTTCTTGCTCGGTCGGACATTGTTTTGCTCGAGAGGGTCATGTCAATCCTGTTGTGAGGAAGAAACGTGATACAGTCTTTTTCGAGAGTGTTCTTGACCGCTTGCCTGGCCGTTTTCCTTTTTTGTTCCGCAATTACACAGGCCAGCGCGTGCCCCAGTGCGCACATGGCCTCTATTGAAGATGGGTTTCGATACGGATTTCCTCCTCAGATAACAAAAGGGTTCAATTTTGCCGGACAGCATGTCTCACTGGATAGACATGACATTCGTTATCGAATTCTCAAGGAATTGAACTATCTCCTGCAGGATCGCCGTTCG
The sequence above is a segment of the Desulfomonile tiedjei DSM 6799 genome. Coding sequences within it:
- a CDS encoding XRE family transcriptional regulator, with translation MKTFGKYAKERIRQLGKSQKDLAEKLGVSRAYISQILSGKKNPPDLGKPKNRSQLLIWSEFFAVPEDHVLGLVRFELHRVPPKPSPRYPGLRRLLLERLRFPDKVLVDEIQALELHPAENQALHQMVRMFFILQENQEAGSAYGPARFKDFCFRAKSNRDFVESELLTFFRDTPFTWIWDREANDVTFYSEADYMQSAVSRLQELFSDSPNMQLSRTIPVVGHVSAGEGFEFTDGGYAPGEGFEQVELPPGINPCLAPTLYCVRVRGDSLREYFGDGTLLFIKPQSWEQIKDGDLVIFKDKNGNKAFVKKVEFSGDNLILKSMNPLYKHMVLARSDIVLLERVMSILL